The Hyphomonas sediminis genome contains a region encoding:
- a CDS encoding flagellar hook assembly protein FlgD yields MATVSSATANIGSEFNNFIKLLTAQVRNQDPLSPMDSTQFVEQLATFSSLEQLVNSNSALTNIATMISDLTGLMASEWLGQEIGFESAYRPFTGEAAEFSYEAPGGTTKSVLSITDADGNVVWSETLDPDQTSFSWNGELTDGGTATKDAMYKFTIDRYQDNTYLGASVPEITTRVTDIISENGTLRLGTKAGLTVDLAQVRKL; encoded by the coding sequence ATGGCCACCGTCAGTTCTGCAACCGCTAATATTGGCTCCGAGTTCAACAACTTCATAAAGTTGCTGACGGCGCAGGTGCGCAATCAGGACCCCCTCTCTCCGATGGACTCCACTCAATTCGTCGAACAGCTGGCAACATTCTCCAGCCTTGAACAGCTCGTGAACTCCAACAGCGCGCTTACGAATATCGCGACGATGATCAGTGATCTGACCGGCTTGATGGCGAGCGAATGGCTCGGCCAGGAAATAGGCTTCGAATCCGCCTACCGGCCATTTACCGGTGAAGCGGCAGAATTCTCTTATGAGGCACCCGGCGGGACAACAAAAAGCGTCCTTTCGATAACGGACGCGGACGGCAATGTCGTCTGGAGTGAAACCCTGGATCCCGATCAGACGAGCTTCAGCTGGAATGGTGAGCTGACCGATGGTGGCACCGCCACCAAGGATGCCATGTATAAATTCACAATCGACCGCTACCAAGACAACACATATCTCGGCGCCTCCGTGCCCGAAATCACCACGCGGGTGACCGACATAATCAGTGAAAATGGAACGCTGCGCCTTGGCACCAAGGCCGGGCTCACGGTCGACCTCGCCCAAGTTCGCAAGCTGTAA
- a CDS encoding methyl-accepting chemotaxis protein, translating to MSIDLKFGRKQTSTSNEAVFKSSAFDSSSSAMMMVDRDLKVQFINKATIDLLNRHQDAFKTLWPDFSANKMIGVCIDVFHKNPAHQRAILADPSRLPYKTDIAIGDLKIELNVSAIMDPKGKYVGTTLTWEDVTAQRSNAGILDALNRGKALIEFTLDGRITGANENFCRTVGYSREEIVGKHHSMFVDGDYRRSEEYKEFWKQLGEGRYQAGKFRRVGRGGKTIWLDASYNPIVDKLGRPFKVVKLADDITDIEEERERNEKDRVARENEQALVVQGLAKGLAELSSGNLTHRIAEPFPGVYEELRQNFNQSISKLQAAMKKIAGSADGISSEAAGISSSADNLAMRTEQQAASLEETAAALEEVTTTVRGTAGASKEASQAVTVARTDAETAQNVMKQTLTAMSQIETSSGQIGSIISVMEEIAFQTNLLSLNAGVEAARAGDAGRGFAVVATEVRALAQRSAEASREIKELISNSSSHIEAGGRYVRQAGEALGHIATKVVEINGLVENIAASAQEQSIALSEVNVAVNQMDQFTQQNAAMVEETTAASHSMNNEAQELSRLISEFRVEGGASNIAGFPMESDLESHTGVRLRASR from the coding sequence ATGAGCATCGATCTAAAGTTTGGTCGCAAGCAGACCTCCACGAGCAACGAAGCAGTATTCAAGAGTTCAGCGTTTGACAGCTCTTCTTCAGCGATGATGATGGTGGACCGGGACCTGAAGGTTCAGTTTATCAACAAGGCAACGATCGACCTTCTCAACCGACACCAGGACGCCTTCAAGACACTTTGGCCGGACTTTAGCGCCAACAAGATGATCGGCGTCTGCATTGATGTCTTTCACAAGAACCCGGCGCATCAGCGCGCGATCCTCGCTGATCCCTCCCGGCTGCCCTATAAAACAGATATTGCGATCGGTGATCTGAAGATCGAGCTGAACGTCAGCGCTATCATGGACCCGAAGGGTAAGTATGTCGGCACCACGCTGACTTGGGAAGACGTAACCGCGCAGCGGTCGAATGCCGGCATTCTGGATGCGCTCAATCGGGGCAAAGCGCTGATTGAATTTACGCTTGATGGTCGCATCACCGGTGCGAACGAGAACTTCTGCCGGACCGTCGGATACTCTCGAGAAGAGATTGTTGGCAAGCACCACTCCATGTTTGTGGATGGCGACTATCGGCGCAGCGAAGAGTATAAGGAATTCTGGAAACAGCTCGGCGAAGGGCGCTATCAGGCTGGCAAGTTCCGCCGGGTGGGGCGCGGCGGCAAAACAATCTGGCTCGATGCCTCCTACAATCCAATTGTCGATAAGTTGGGGCGCCCATTCAAGGTCGTGAAGCTTGCCGACGATATCACGGATATCGAGGAGGAGCGCGAGCGGAATGAGAAAGATCGCGTCGCCCGAGAGAATGAACAAGCGCTCGTTGTGCAAGGTCTCGCCAAGGGCCTCGCGGAGCTCTCGTCCGGCAATCTCACGCACCGGATCGCCGAACCGTTCCCAGGTGTTTATGAGGAACTGCGCCAGAACTTCAACCAGTCGATCTCCAAGCTGCAGGCAGCAATGAAGAAGATCGCCGGTAGCGCCGACGGGATCAGTTCCGAAGCCGCTGGCATCAGTTCGTCTGCGGACAATCTCGCCATGCGAACGGAGCAGCAGGCGGCGAGCCTTGAAGAAACAGCGGCTGCACTTGAAGAGGTGACCACGACCGTTCGCGGTACGGCCGGCGCCTCCAAGGAAGCAAGCCAGGCGGTGACTGTCGCGCGGACTGACGCCGAAACCGCTCAAAACGTCATGAAGCAGACGCTGACAGCGATGAGCCAGATCGAGACTTCTTCGGGCCAGATCGGCAGTATCATCAGCGTTATGGAAGAGATTGCATTCCAAACCAATCTTCTGTCGCTCAATGCCGGTGTCGAAGCGGCGAGAGCGGGTGATGCTGGTAGGGGCTTTGCAGTGGTTGCCACCGAGGTGCGCGCGCTGGCGCAGCGCTCAGCGGAAGCGTCCCGCGAGATCAAGGAGCTTATCTCCAACAGCTCGAGCCATATCGAGGCAGGCGGGCGTTATGTACGTCAGGCTGGAGAGGCGCTCGGTCACATTGCGACCAAGGTTGTCGAGATAAACGGCCTTGTAGAAAATATTGCCGCCTCAGCTCAAGAACAGTCGATTGCACTTTCCGAAGTGAACGTCGCAGTGAACCAGATGGACCAGTTCACTCAGCAGAACGCCGCAATGGTGGAAGAAACGACTGCGGCAAGTCATTCGATGAACAACGAAGCACAGGAACTGTCGCGCCTAATCTCGGAGTTCCGGGTAGAAGGTGGCGCGTCCAATATCGCCGGCTTCCCAATGGAATCGGATCTGGAATCACACACCGGGGTCCGGTTGCGCGCCAGCCGCTAG
- a CDS encoding chemotaxis protein CheD (catalyzes the conversion of glutamine residues to glutamate on methyl-accepting chemotaxis receptors), translated as MPALDQLGPEWTKVHVIQGTHTVSDDPKAVLMTILGSCVATCLWDEKSRIGGMNHFLLPDVTSGESEARLYGAHAMELLINDLMKRGARKDRLQAKLFGGASMIEGLSVIGARNAAFAKQFLIREGILCVGESLGGKNARRVRFWPVTGKAQQMFLSDIPDPVKAAPSLPAPKDAGDVSLF; from the coding sequence ATGCCAGCGCTCGATCAATTGGGGCCGGAATGGACGAAGGTTCACGTCATCCAGGGAACTCATACCGTATCGGATGATCCGAAAGCGGTGTTGATGACGATCCTCGGATCCTGTGTCGCGACCTGTCTTTGGGATGAAAAATCCAGAATCGGCGGAATGAATCACTTTCTTCTGCCAGATGTAACGAGCGGCGAATCAGAGGCTCGGCTTTACGGGGCCCATGCGATGGAGCTTCTCATCAACGATTTGATGAAGCGGGGCGCGCGGAAGGATCGGTTGCAAGCGAAGCTATTTGGTGGTGCGAGCATGATTGAAGGGCTCAGCGTTATAGGCGCGCGCAACGCTGCTTTCGCGAAACAGTTTTTGATCCGGGAAGGAATTCTGTGTGTGGGTGAAAGCCTTGGAGGCAAGAACGCCCGCAGAGTTCGGTTCTGGCCAGTAACAGGCAAGGCGCAGCAAATGTTTCTGAGCGACATTCCAGATCCGGTTAAGGCGGCGCCGTCACTCCCCGCGCCCAAAGATGCAGGCGACGTAAGCCTCTTCTGA
- a CDS encoding protein-glutamate methylesterase/protein-glutamine glutaminase encodes MTAAAAPRHQLRKSIRVLIVDDSATLRAVIAARLRRESDIEVVGEAADPYEARDAINRLHPDVLTLDLEMPRMDGLAFLEKLMKFRPMPVVVVSSWTQGAADATVDALALGAFDCVAKPLRGNVMTALEPLPDILRAAVLAPRRHGGQDEGRGIVEEAYQPSDKMIAIGASTGGVEALMSVISRFPVNCPPTVITQHIPGSFSTSFAARLNQNCRASVCEAFDGAPLDVGKVYLAPGGSECHLGIEGTSALRCRLVPGEPVSGHRPSVDMMFKSISRYGSRVVGVILTGMGRDGAEGMVEIRRKGGATIGQDEASSIVYGMPKAAMLAGGVEREYPITEIGAQALRLCAKRG; translated from the coding sequence ATGACCGCTGCCGCCGCACCTCGCCATCAACTTCGAAAATCCATACGAGTTTTGATCGTTGACGATTCGGCGACGTTGCGTGCGGTCATTGCTGCCCGTCTCCGACGGGAATCCGATATTGAAGTCGTCGGCGAGGCCGCAGACCCCTATGAGGCGCGAGATGCCATTAATCGGCTGCATCCGGATGTGTTGACGCTCGATCTTGAAATGCCGCGCATGGATGGCCTGGCGTTCCTTGAGAAGCTTATGAAGTTTCGGCCCATGCCGGTGGTTGTGGTGTCGTCCTGGACGCAGGGCGCTGCCGACGCAACGGTTGATGCGCTGGCCCTCGGGGCGTTTGATTGCGTCGCCAAACCCCTGCGCGGAAATGTGATGACGGCCTTGGAGCCGCTCCCCGATATTCTCCGCGCGGCCGTCCTGGCGCCGCGGCGCCATGGCGGGCAAGACGAGGGGAGGGGCATTGTTGAAGAGGCCTATCAGCCTTCCGACAAAATGATTGCGATCGGCGCTTCGACGGGCGGGGTTGAGGCATTGATGTCAGTCATCTCCCGGTTCCCGGTGAACTGCCCGCCAACGGTCATTACGCAGCATATACCGGGAAGCTTTTCCACCAGCTTTGCTGCCCGTCTGAACCAGAATTGCCGCGCCAGTGTATGTGAAGCGTTCGACGGAGCACCGCTGGATGTAGGAAAGGTCTATCTGGCGCCTGGGGGAAGCGAGTGCCACCTCGGAATTGAAGGTACTTCTGCGCTTCGGTGCCGCCTGGTGCCTGGAGAGCCTGTCTCGGGCCATCGACCGTCGGTCGACATGATGTTCAAGTCCATTTCCAGGTATGGGAGCCGCGTTGTTGGCGTGATCCTGACCGGTATGGGGCGCGATGGCGCTGAAGGCATGGTCGAGATTCGCCGAAAAGGTGGCGCAACGATTGGTCAGGATGAGGCATCCTCTATCGTTTATGGAATGCCAAAAGCAGCGATGCTGGCGGGCGGTGTCGAGCGTGAGTATCCGATTACGGAAATTGGCGCGCAGGCGCTACGCCTCTGCGCGAAGAGAGGGTAG
- a CDS encoding methyl-accepting chemotaxis protein, whose amino-acid sequence MFMQSSEKASCQDFLSALDQRMMRAEFSPEGKLVSANPLFQQISGVRESEIRGMHYGQIFSARPGDGPLDDVFRSAERSDARGAKLQVIVRKGQATWIEAIVVPVLSKSGAVRKYSLVAVNISVDEGRHQNLDGILSSIERSQAMIEFAPNGTILSANRNFLATMGYELPDIVGKHHSMFVDPVYAKSPEYRNLWDRLRNGEAQAGTHSRVTRQGHRIFLQASYNPVVDAAGNVVKVVKCGFDISAAENERLASIERQASTAARQMRIVDTLRTQLKMLADGNLTGNITESFGEEYEELKTDFNRALEQLRTTICHVVDNASSMQNEATEISRAADELSRRTESQAATLEETSAALEELTASVKLSAENAGKVHQSVDATHQNAEQSGVVVQDMVQAMREIEESSRQISQIISVIDEIAFQTNLLALNAGVEAARAGDAGRGFAVVASEVRALAQRSSEASRQIKQLISKSSQQVQKGSGLVNEAGEALSQIVTSVTGIAQLMSEIAATSREQATGLSEINSAVNQLDHVTQQNAAMVEESTSASHSMSSEASAMMKLVRRFSLGDGVAAPARATSAPEPAKRPTAAPLVPRAKAPAPVEAPANPPTVRPVRRAVSGAMAPAATSSWNSDDWQDF is encoded by the coding sequence ATGTTCATGCAATCTTCGGAAAAAGCTTCGTGCCAGGATTTCTTGTCCGCCCTGGATCAGCGTATGATGCGGGCAGAGTTCTCCCCGGAAGGAAAGCTCGTCTCGGCCAATCCATTGTTCCAACAGATCTCCGGGGTTCGCGAATCCGAGATCCGTGGGATGCACTACGGTCAGATCTTCTCAGCCCGGCCTGGGGATGGCCCGCTTGATGACGTTTTCAGAAGTGCTGAAAGAAGCGATGCACGCGGCGCGAAGCTGCAGGTGATTGTCCGGAAGGGGCAGGCGACCTGGATCGAAGCGATAGTCGTTCCTGTGCTGAGCAAATCCGGCGCGGTTCGAAAGTACAGTCTTGTTGCGGTCAATATCTCCGTTGACGAGGGTAGGCACCAGAACCTGGACGGCATCCTATCGTCGATTGAGCGTTCCCAGGCGATGATCGAGTTTGCTCCGAATGGAACAATTCTGTCGGCGAACCGCAACTTCCTCGCGACGATGGGGTACGAGTTGCCGGATATCGTTGGCAAGCATCACTCAATGTTTGTCGACCCTGTTTATGCGAAGAGTCCCGAGTACAGAAACCTGTGGGATCGGTTGCGGAACGGTGAAGCACAGGCCGGTACGCACTCGCGCGTTACGCGGCAGGGCCACCGCATTTTCCTTCAGGCATCATATAATCCCGTTGTTGATGCGGCAGGAAATGTCGTGAAGGTCGTAAAGTGCGGCTTTGATATATCAGCCGCTGAAAACGAGCGTCTTGCATCCATCGAACGTCAGGCCTCCACGGCAGCGCGCCAGATGCGGATTGTCGATACACTCCGGACACAGCTAAAAATGCTGGCAGATGGAAATCTGACAGGAAATATAACCGAGAGCTTCGGCGAAGAGTATGAAGAGCTAAAGACTGATTTCAATAGGGCGCTTGAGCAGCTTCGAACCACCATCTGCCATGTCGTCGACAACGCGTCCAGCATGCAGAACGAGGCGACGGAGATCAGCCGCGCCGCCGATGAGCTGTCCCGGCGCACGGAGAGCCAGGCGGCAACTCTTGAAGAGACATCTGCCGCTCTCGAGGAGTTGACGGCCTCCGTTAAGCTGTCGGCGGAAAACGCAGGCAAAGTGCACCAAAGCGTCGATGCGACTCATCAGAATGCAGAGCAGAGCGGCGTTGTGGTTCAGGACATGGTTCAGGCAATGCGTGAGATTGAAGAATCGTCACGCCAGATCTCTCAGATCATCTCTGTCATTGATGAGATAGCTTTCCAGACCAACCTGCTTGCGCTCAATGCGGGTGTGGAAGCGGCGAGGGCTGGGGATGCGGGCCGCGGTTTTGCGGTGGTTGCATCCGAAGTGCGCGCGCTTGCGCAGCGCTCGTCCGAGGCCTCCCGGCAGATCAAGCAGCTCATCTCCAAGAGCTCTCAGCAAGTTCAAAAGGGTTCCGGTCTCGTAAACGAGGCGGGCGAAGCGCTGTCACAGATTGTCACTTCGGTGACCGGCATCGCGCAGCTGATGTCGGAAATTGCGGCAACGTCTCGCGAACAGGCAACAGGCCTTTCCGAAATCAATTCGGCGGTGAACCAGCTCGATCACGTTACCCAGCAGAATGCAGCGATGGTAGAGGAGTCGACATCAGCCAGCCACTCCATGAGTAGTGAGGCTTCCGCGATGATGAAGTTGGTGAGGCGTTTCTCGCTGGGCGACGGCGTCGCTGCTCCGGCTCGCGCGACGAGTGCGCCAGAGCCTGCGAAGCGGCCTACGGCGGCGCCTCTCGTGCCACGAGCGAAAGCACCCGCGCCAGTGGAAGCGCCGGCGAATCCTCCGACAGTTCGCCCCGTGCGCCGGGCAGTATCTGGTGCCATGGCGCCTGCTGCCACGTCGTCGTGGAACAGTGATGATTGGCAGGACTTCTGA
- a CDS encoding response regulator codes for MSLKDHIRVMVVDDMSASRGLMEQALEQVGIRTVVTCNSGDEALRQIVGQPVHLVISDYNMPGMDGLTLLKKLREHKQVMRVAFIMVTGTKDPSLMAKGREFGLNNLLFKPYTSASLKTCIEQVVGPL; via the coding sequence ATGAGTCTCAAAGATCATATCCGTGTGATGGTCGTAGACGACATGTCGGCCAGCCGCGGCTTGATGGAGCAGGCGCTGGAACAGGTCGGTATACGAACAGTGGTGACCTGCAACAGCGGAGATGAGGCGCTCCGCCAGATCGTCGGACAGCCTGTCCATCTGGTGATCTCTGATTACAACATGCCCGGTATGGACGGCTTGACGTTGCTCAAGAAACTTCGGGAGCACAAACAAGTCATGCGTGTTGCCTTTATTATGGTGACGGGCACGAAGGATCCTTCGCTCATGGCCAAGGGGAGGGAGTTCGGATTGAACAACCTGTTGTTCAAGCCCTACACCTCGGCATCCTTGAAGACCTGCATCGAGCAGGTCGTGGGGCCGCTCTGA
- a CDS encoding CheR family methyltransferase: protein MSPLESSTAPATAEFQMTEGDFGRAYEILLKLSGVKLDPSKKTLVYARLTKRLRALGMRRFSEYFDFVESVGGEREQVHLVSLLTTHVTKFFRESHHFDFLRQTVVPALMETARKGNRVRLWSAGCSTGEEPYTIAMSLLEAEPRVADHDIKILATDIDPLSIKTAEQGVYRNDQLGDISPDRKRRFFAPGQNGTSEVSADVRALVTFRPLNLIQRSPWPMKYPMDVIFCRNTVIYFDSPAQELVWSRMAQSIRKGGWLMIGHSERVSETRKSDFSLCGITTYQRQ, encoded by the coding sequence ATGTCGCCTTTGGAAAGCTCCACCGCACCGGCAACGGCCGAGTTTCAAATGACTGAAGGCGACTTCGGTAGAGCCTATGAGATCCTTCTCAAGCTTTCAGGCGTGAAACTTGATCCGTCCAAGAAGACACTGGTTTACGCACGTCTTACCAAGCGGTTGCGCGCGCTCGGCATGCGGCGGTTTTCGGAGTACTTCGATTTTGTGGAGTCCGTTGGCGGCGAGCGAGAGCAAGTCCACCTTGTTTCATTGCTCACAACGCATGTCACGAAATTCTTTCGTGAGTCGCATCATTTCGATTTCCTGAGGCAGACGGTCGTTCCGGCGCTCATGGAAACGGCGCGCAAGGGTAACCGAGTGCGGCTGTGGTCGGCTGGATGCTCGACCGGTGAAGAGCCCTACACGATCGCAATGTCGCTGTTAGAAGCCGAGCCGCGCGTGGCTGATCATGACATCAAGATCCTGGCAACCGATATCGATCCCCTGTCCATAAAGACTGCGGAGCAGGGAGTTTATCGGAACGACCAGCTGGGAGATATCTCGCCAGATCGGAAGCGTCGCTTTTTCGCGCCGGGACAGAACGGAACAAGCGAAGTGAGCGCCGACGTCCGGGCGCTCGTCACGTTTCGCCCGCTCAATCTTATTCAACGGTCACCCTGGCCGATGAAGTATCCCATGGATGTCATCTTCTGCCGCAACACCGTGATTTACTTTGACTCTCCGGCCCAGGAACTCGTTTGGTCCCGGATGGCTCAGTCCATCCGAAAAGGGGGGTGGCTGATGATCGGCCATTCCGAGCGTGTTTCGGAGACAAGAAAGTCCGATTTCAGCCTGTGCGGCATCACAACATATCAGAGGCAGTGA
- a CDS encoding chemotaxis protein CheW, which translates to MDFEERAKNAVGREFVAFVSAGQDYCVDIAVVREIRGWAQPTPMPHSPEYVQGLFNLRGSVIPIVDLAARLGLPPTGSSDRHVVIVVKIRDQLWGIVVDAVSDILSVSDAALQKTPDVGSAKTSAFVSSVISHEDRMLRMIDLEVLLPVTREVAA; encoded by the coding sequence ATGGACTTCGAAGAGCGAGCTAAGAACGCGGTAGGGCGCGAATTTGTAGCCTTTGTGTCGGCGGGTCAGGATTACTGCGTCGACATTGCGGTCGTGCGGGAAATTCGCGGATGGGCGCAACCCACGCCGATGCCGCATTCACCCGAATATGTGCAGGGTTTATTCAACCTCCGTGGTTCGGTGATTCCGATCGTTGATCTGGCCGCGCGCCTGGGGTTGCCTCCAACTGGATCGTCAGACCGGCACGTGGTCATTGTCGTGAAGATTCGAGATCAACTCTGGGGCATCGTAGTCGATGCGGTCTCCGATATTTTGTCCGTATCCGATGCAGCCCTTCAGAAAACACCGGATGTGGGTTCCGCCAAGACGAGCGCGTTCGTCTCCAGCGTGATTTCGCATGAAGACCGGATGCTTCGCATGATCGACTTGGAAGTGTTGCTGCCGGTGACGAGGGAAGTGGCTGCCTGA